In one Acomys russatus chromosome X, mAcoRus1.1, whole genome shotgun sequence genomic region, the following are encoded:
- the Nono gene encoding non-POU domain-containing octamer-binding protein, translated as MQSNKAFNLEKQNHTPRKHHQHHHQQHQPQPQQQQQQPPPPMPANGQQASSQNEGLTIDLKNFRKPGEKTFTQRSRLFVGNLPPDITEEEMRKLFEKYGKAGEVFIHKDKGFGFIRLETRTLAEIAKVELDNMPLRGKQLRVRFACHSASLTVRNLPQYVSNELLEEAFSVFGQVERAVVIVDDRGRPSGKGIVEFSGKPAARKALDRCSEGSFLLTTFPRPVTVEPMDQLDDEEGLPEKLVIKNQQFHKEREQPPRFAQPGSFEYEYAMRWKALIEMEKQQQDQVDRNIKEAREKLEMEMEAARHEHQVMLMRQDLMRRQEELRRMEELHNQEVQKRKQLELRQEEERRRREEEMRRQQEEMMRRQQEGFKGTFPDAREQEIRMGQMAMGGAMGMNNRGAMPPAPVPTGTPAPPGPATMMPDGTLGLTPPTTERFGQAATMEGIGAIGGTPPAFNRPAPGAEFAPNKRRRY; from the exons ATGCAGAGCAATAAAGCCTTTAACCTGGAGAAGCAGAACCATACTCCCAGGAAGcaccatcagcatcaccatcagcagcaccagccgcagccgcagcaacagcaacagcagccgcCCCCTCCAATGCCTGCCAACGGCCAGCAGGCCAGCAGCCAGA ATGAAGGCTTGACTATTGACCTAAAGAATTTTAGGAAACCAGGAGAGAAGACCTTCACCCAACGTAGCCGTCTCTTTGTGGGCAATCTTCCCCCTGACATCActgaggaggaaatgaggaaactTTTTGAGAAGTATGGGAAAGCAGGAGAAGTTTTCATTCATAAGGATAAAGGCTTTGGCTTCATTCGCTTG gAAACACGAACCCTAGCAGAAATTGCCAAAGTGGAGCTGGACAATATGCCACTCCGTGGAAAGCAGCTGCGCGTGCGCTTTGCTTGTCATAGTGCATCCCTTACAGTCCGCAATCTTCCTCAGTATGTGTCCAACGAACTGCTGGAAGAAGCCTTTTCCGTGTTTGGCCAGGTGGAGAGAGCTGTGGTCATTGTAGATGACCGAGGAAGGCCCTCTGGGAAAGGCATTGTTGAGTTCTCAGGGAAGCCAGCTGCTCGGAAAGCTCTGGACAGATGCAGTGAAGGGTCCTTCTTGCTAACCAC ATTTCCTCGGCCTGTGACTGTGGAGCCTATGGACCAGTTAGATGATGAAGAGGGACTTCCAGAGAAGCTGGTTATAAAAAACCAGCAATTTCACAA GGAGCGAGAACAGCCACCCAGATTTGCACAGCCCGGGTCCTTTGAATATGAGTATGCCATGCGCTGGAAGGCACTCATTGAGATGGAGAAGCAACAGCAGGATCAAGTGGACCGTAACATCAAGGAGGCTCGTGAGAAGCTGGAAATGGAGATGGAGGCGGCACGCCATGAGCACCAGGTTATGCTAATGAGGCAGG ATTTGATGAGGCGTCAAGAAGAGCTCCGGAGAATGGAGGAGCTGCATAACCAAGAGGTTCAGAAACGAAAGCAGCTAGAGCTCCG GCAGGAAGAGGAGCGCAGGCGCCGTGAGGAAGAAATGCGGcgacaacaagaagaaatgatgCGACGACAGCAGGAAGGATTCAAGGGAACCTTCCCTGATGCG AGAGAACAAGAGATAAGGATGGGCCAAATGGCCATGGGAG GTGCTATGGGCATGAACAATAGAGGCGCCATGCCCCCTGCTCCTGTGCCAACTGGTACTCCAGCTCCTCCAGGACCTGCCACTATGATGCCAGATGGAACCCTGGGATTG acCCCTCCAACAACTGAACGTTTCGGCCAAGCTGCTACAATGGAAGGAATTGGAGCAATTGGTGGAACTCCTCCTGCATTCAACCGTCCAGCTCCAGGAGCTGAATTTGCTCCAAATAAACGCCGCCGTTATTAA